The following coding sequences are from one Bradyrhizobium sp. 200 window:
- a CDS encoding molybdopterin-binding protein produces MSEIVTAGILVIGDEILSGRTKDKNIGFIAEYLTNIGIDLKEVRVVADEESDIIDALNALRNRYTYVFTTGGIGPTHDDITADSVAKAFGVGIDHHPEVVARFRERWTEQDLNEARLRMARVPDGAELIQSATILAPGFKLGNVIVMAGIPSIMQAMMDIVSPKLKSGVRMLSDSVRANAREGDIGGPLREIANAHPDTIIGSYPFMDEDKKPNTNLVVRSRDPEKLNAAMTAVKEMLAGMPR; encoded by the coding sequence ATGAGCGAGATCGTCACGGCGGGTATTCTGGTCATTGGCGACGAGATCCTGTCCGGCCGTACCAAGGACAAGAACATCGGCTTCATCGCCGAATACCTGACCAATATCGGCATCGACCTCAAGGAAGTCCGCGTCGTCGCCGATGAGGAGTCCGATATTATCGATGCTCTTAATGCGCTGCGGAATCGCTACACCTACGTCTTTACCACCGGCGGCATCGGGCCGACCCATGACGACATCACGGCAGACAGTGTTGCGAAAGCGTTCGGCGTCGGGATCGACCATCACCCGGAGGTGGTCGCCCGCTTCCGCGAGCGCTGGACCGAGCAGGATCTGAACGAGGCGCGGCTGCGCATGGCACGCGTTCCCGACGGTGCCGAGCTGATCCAGAGTGCGACCATCCTGGCGCCAGGCTTCAAGCTCGGCAATGTCATCGTGATGGCCGGCATCCCGTCGATCATGCAGGCGATGATGGACATCGTCTCGCCCAAGCTGAAATCAGGGGTGCGGATGCTCTCGGACTCGGTCCGCGCCAATGCGCGGGAAGGCGATATCGGCGGTCCGCTGCGCGAGATCGCCAATGCTCATCCGGACACCATCATCGGCAGCTATCCGTTCATGGACGAGGACAAGAAGCCGAACACCAATCTCGTCGTCCGCTCTCGCGATCCCGAAAAGCTCAACGCCGCGATGACCGCGGTGAAGGAAATGCTGGCGGGCATGCCGAGGTAA
- the gpt gene encoding xanthine phosphoribosyltransferase, which yields MTEREKATPPPEKAFPVSWDQFHRDCRALTWRLNEVGPFHAIIAITRGGLVPAAIVARELGIRIIDTVCIASYDHTRQGDLNVLKGVSAEVAKLGGGTGKGLLIVDDLVDTGKTGRLVRSMMPDAHFAAVYAKPQGKPLVDTFITEVSQDTWIHFPWDTALSFQPPIRP from the coding sequence GTGACGGAGCGCGAAAAAGCCACTCCGCCGCCGGAGAAAGCCTTTCCGGTTTCCTGGGACCAGTTTCACAGGGATTGCCGGGCGCTGACCTGGCGGCTCAACGAGGTTGGGCCGTTTCACGCCATCATCGCGATTACCCGCGGTGGGCTGGTGCCCGCGGCCATCGTGGCGCGCGAACTCGGCATTCGCATCATCGACACCGTCTGCATCGCCAGCTACGATCACACCAGGCAGGGCGATCTGAACGTGCTCAAGGGCGTTTCGGCTGAGGTGGCAAAACTCGGCGGCGGCACCGGCAAGGGACTGTTGATCGTCGACGACCTCGTCGACACCGGCAAGACCGGGCGGCTGGTTCGTTCGATGATGCCGGACGCGCATTTCGCGGCCGTCTATGCCAAGCCGCAGGGCAAGCCGCTGGTCGATACCTTCATCACGGAGGTGTCGCAGGACACCTGGATCCATTTTCCCTGGGACACCGCGCTGTCGTTCCAGCCGCCGATCCGTCCGTGA
- a CDS encoding AAA family ATPase codes for MQLLLITGPAGVGKSTLSWEMSAQLAAAQVAHAVIETDELDRVFPRPNTNELDRIQPGTIDVSSINLAAIWSTYQALGHTRLIMSGVMMHLNFDKRWILSAIPEARITVVRMLAAEPTLLARLAQREIGSGADEQAQRSLQQARRMASEDAEGIIVLPTDGKRPAELAEIILQNTGWLNMGGQQKD; via the coding sequence ATGCAACTGTTGCTGATTACTGGGCCCGCCGGCGTAGGTAAATCGACGTTGAGCTGGGAAATGAGTGCCCAACTCGCCGCGGCTCAAGTCGCGCATGCAGTTATCGAGACCGATGAACTCGATAGGGTGTTCCCGCGCCCCAATACAAACGAGCTTGATAGAATTCAGCCCGGCACGATTGACGTCAGCAGCATCAACCTGGCTGCGATCTGGTCGACATACCAAGCGTTGGGGCACACGCGCCTGATCATGTCAGGAGTCATGATGCACCTGAATTTTGACAAACGATGGATACTTTCTGCCATACCCGAAGCGCGGATTACGGTAGTCCGTATGTTGGCTGCCGAGCCTACACTGTTAGCACGACTTGCGCAGCGCGAGATCGGTTCTGGGGCAGACGAACAGGCACAGCGCTCGCTTCAGCAAGCAAGGCGCATGGCGAGCGAAGATGCAGAAGGCATTATCGTTCTGCCTACGGACGGCAAAAGACCTGCGGAACTGGCAGAGATCATTCTTCAGAACACTGGCTGGCTCAATATGGGCGGGCAGCAAAAAGATTAA
- a CDS encoding methionine synthase, translating into MLFPTTIAGSLPKPEWLAEPNMLWAPWKSKGEELARAKRDATMLAVKLQEDAGVDIVTEGEQARQHFVHGFLEKVEGIDFAHKVEMGIRNDRYKAMVPQVTAPLTLKGRVHADEARVARTHTKNRLKFTLPGPMTIADTVADKYYGDKVKMAFAFAELLNAEAKALQADGVDVIQFDEPAFNVFMDEVSDWGIRALERAAEGLTCTTAVHICYGYGIKANTDWKETLGSEWRQYEDIFPAIAKSPIQQVAIECRNSKVPLDLLALLPGKVVQAGVIDVASDTVETAEDVVKVIEAVSKFVPLSNIVATTNCGMAPMRRDIAEAKLAALGAGAKLARQKLG; encoded by the coding sequence ATGCTGTTTCCAACGACGATCGCAGGCTCCTTGCCGAAGCCGGAATGGCTCGCCGAGCCCAACATGCTGTGGGCACCGTGGAAGTCCAAGGGCGAGGAACTCGCCCGCGCCAAGCGCGACGCCACCATGCTGGCGGTGAAGTTGCAGGAGGATGCCGGCGTCGACATCGTCACCGAGGGCGAGCAGGCCCGCCAGCATTTCGTCCACGGCTTCCTGGAGAAGGTCGAGGGCATCGATTTCGCCCACAAGGTCGAGATGGGTATCCGGAACGACCGCTACAAGGCGATGGTGCCGCAGGTGACGGCGCCGCTGACGCTGAAGGGCCGCGTCCACGCCGATGAGGCCCGCGTCGCCCGCACCCATACCAAGAACAGACTGAAATTCACCCTGCCCGGCCCGATGACGATCGCCGACACCGTCGCGGACAAGTATTACGGCGACAAGGTCAAGATGGCATTCGCCTTCGCCGAGCTACTCAACGCCGAGGCCAAGGCGCTGCAGGCCGACGGCGTCGACGTCATCCAGTTTGACGAGCCCGCCTTCAACGTTTTCATGGACGAGGTCTCGGACTGGGGCATAAGAGCGCTGGAGCGCGCCGCCGAAGGGCTGACCTGCACCACCGCCGTCCACATCTGTTATGGGTACGGCATCAAGGCCAATACCGACTGGAAAGAGACGCTGGGCAGCGAGTGGCGGCAGTACGAGGATATTTTCCCGGCGATCGCCAAGAGCCCGATCCAGCAGGTCGCGATCGAGTGTCGCAATTCGAAAGTGCCGCTGGATTTGTTGGCACTGCTACCGGGCAAGGTTGTGCAGGCCGGCGTGATCGACGTCGCCAGCGATACGGTGGAGACTGCCGAGGACGTCGTGAAGGTGATCGAGGCGGTGTCAAAGTTCGTGCCGCTCAGCAACATCGTCGCGACCACCAATTGCGGCATGGCGCCGATGCGAAGGGATATCGCGGAAGCCAAGCTCGCAGCGCTCGGCGCCGGCGCGAAGCTGGCGCGGCAGAAGTTGGGCTAG
- a CDS encoding glutathione S-transferase N-terminal domain-containing protein — protein sequence MIDLHYAPTPNGWKVSIMLEELGLPYRVIPVNIRAGEQFRPEFLTISPNNRIPAVVDHDPAEGGDPISVFETGAILIYLADKTGRFLPKETRARSRVMEWLMWQMSGLGPMLGQHGHFALYAAEKIPYAIERYRDEAARLYGVLDRQLGRTGACVAGDYSIADIACFPWTMTHKAQGFTLDDYPNVKRWYAEVRARPKVQAGLAIGKFVKEPFDEEARRNMFGQRAKELAWRK from the coding sequence ATGATCGACCTGCACTACGCGCCGACGCCGAATGGCTGGAAAGTCTCGATCATGCTGGAGGAACTCGGGCTTCCCTATCGGGTCATTCCGGTCAACATCCGCGCCGGCGAACAGTTCAGGCCGGAATTTTTGACGATCAGCCCGAATAATCGGATTCCGGCCGTTGTCGACCACGACCCGGCCGAGGGCGGCGATCCGATTTCGGTATTCGAGACCGGCGCGATCCTGATCTATCTCGCCGACAAGACCGGGCGTTTTCTGCCGAAGGAAACGCGGGCCCGATCCCGTGTCATGGAATGGCTGATGTGGCAGATGAGTGGGCTGGGGCCCATGCTCGGCCAGCACGGCCATTTCGCGCTCTATGCGGCGGAAAAAATTCCCTACGCGATCGAGCGCTACCGCGACGAGGCGGCGCGGCTGTATGGCGTGCTCGACCGCCAGCTCGGCCGGACCGGCGCCTGTGTCGCCGGCGACTATTCGATCGCCGACATCGCCTGCTTCCCCTGGACCATGACCCACAAGGCGCAGGGCTTTACGCTCGACGACTACCCGAACGTCAAGCGCTGGTACGCCGAAGTGCGCGCACGGCCGAAGGTGCAGGCGGGATTGGCGATCGGCAAGTTCGTGAAGGAGCCGTTCGACGAGGAGGCGCGGCGGAATATGTTCGGTCAGCGCGCGAAGGAGTTGGCGTGGAGGAAATAA
- a CDS encoding 2-hydroxychromene-2-carboxylate isomerase: protein MLEFFFDCSSPWTYLAFHNIQPLAKELGVEITWQPILVGGIFNTVNPSVYASRETPVPLKARYMKKDLADWARSAGLSIKMPPTVFPVNSVKAMRGCIWLGQDMVPFATAVFEAYWGGDKDISQDSVLTEVCKKADVDHVKFFEGIGQQAIKDQLKANTDEVMARGGFGSPTIFVGKTDMYFGNDRMPLIREALERLKARAA from the coding sequence ATGCTCGAATTCTTCTTCGATTGTTCCAGCCCTTGGACCTATCTGGCCTTCCACAACATCCAGCCGCTCGCCAAAGAGCTCGGCGTCGAGATCACATGGCAGCCGATCCTGGTGGGCGGCATCTTCAACACCGTCAACCCGAGCGTCTATGCTTCGCGCGAGACGCCGGTGCCGCTCAAGGCACGCTACATGAAGAAGGATCTCGCCGACTGGGCGCGCTCCGCCGGGCTTTCGATCAAAATGCCGCCGACGGTGTTTCCGGTGAATAGCGTCAAGGCGATGCGCGGCTGCATCTGGCTCGGTCAGGACATGGTGCCGTTCGCCACCGCCGTGTTCGAGGCCTATTGGGGCGGCGACAAGGACATCTCGCAGGACTCGGTGCTGACGGAGGTCTGCAAGAAGGCCGACGTCGATCACGTCAAGTTCTTTGAGGGCATCGGCCAGCAGGCGATCAAGGATCAGCTCAAGGCCAATACGGATGAGGTGATGGCGCGCGGCGGCTTTGGCTCGCCGACGATCTTCGTCGGCAAGACCGACATGTATTTCGGCAACGACCGGATGCCCCTGATCCGCGAGGCACTGGAGCGCCTGAAAGCGCGGGCCGCCTGA
- a CDS encoding NADPH:quinone oxidoreductase family protein, with amino-acid sequence MPKAVVCRELGPPESLRLETFDAAPLAPGQARVAIRAAGLNFPDVLMVAGEYQLKPPLPFTPGMEAAGDVVEVNAAEGVAVGDRVIVKMRHGAYSDEAVVTPSQLVKLPSTFDYAEGATFLAGHGTAYHALIDRGRLEPGEVLLVHGAGGGVGLAAVEIGKMLGATVIATASSDEKLAIAKARGADHLIRYDREPFRDTVKRITDGQGADVVFDPVGGEVFENSMRCINWGARLLVIGFTGGIGLAKTNLLMIKGASVLGVRAGEAVRKNPALGEVRIKALTEWAEAGKIRPNVSHRLPLEDFAKAMRLLIDRKAIGRVALTMG; translated from the coding sequence ATGCCGAAAGCCGTCGTCTGCCGCGAGCTTGGCCCGCCCGAGAGCCTGCGCCTGGAAACGTTTGACGCAGCACCGCTGGCGCCCGGGCAGGCGCGCGTTGCCATCCGCGCCGCCGGATTGAATTTTCCCGATGTTCTGATGGTGGCGGGCGAGTATCAGCTCAAGCCGCCGCTGCCGTTCACGCCGGGCATGGAAGCGGCCGGCGATGTCGTCGAGGTCAATGCGGCCGAAGGTGTCGCCGTCGGGGACCGCGTGATCGTCAAGATGCGCCATGGTGCCTATTCCGACGAGGCCGTGGTCACGCCGTCGCAGCTCGTGAAACTGCCGTCGACATTCGACTATGCCGAGGGCGCGACGTTCCTGGCCGGTCACGGCACGGCGTACCACGCGCTGATTGATCGCGGCAGGCTTGAGCCCGGCGAAGTGCTGCTGGTGCATGGCGCCGGTGGCGGCGTGGGACTTGCCGCGGTCGAGATCGGCAAGATGCTCGGCGCGACCGTGATCGCCACGGCTTCAAGCGACGAGAAACTCGCGATCGCCAAGGCAAGGGGCGCCGATCATCTCATCCGCTACGACCGCGAGCCGTTCCGCGACACCGTCAAGCGCATCACCGACGGGCAGGGCGCGGACGTCGTGTTCGATCCGGTCGGCGGCGAAGTCTTCGAGAACTCGATGCGCTGCATCAACTGGGGCGCACGGCTGCTGGTCATCGGCTTTACCGGCGGCATCGGTCTTGCCAAGACCAATCTGTTGATGATCAAGGGCGCCAGCGTGCTGGGGGTGCGCGCCGGCGAAGCGGTGCGGAAAAATCCCGCGCTGGGCGAGGTCAGGATCAAGGCGCTGACGGAATGGGCGGAAGCCGGAAAGATCCGCCCCAACGTCTCGCATCGGTTGCCGCTGGAAGATTTTGCCAAGGCGATGCGGCTGTTGATTGACCGCAAGGCGATTGGTCGGGTGGCGCTGACGATGGGGTAG
- a CDS encoding crotonase/enoyl-CoA hydratase family protein, translated as MAYETIKYGVDDQILTITLNRPDKLNAFNGTMQQELIAAFDAADKDDNVRAIIVTGAGRGFCAGADLSSGANTFDRDARRGPVKRLASGAVDYSDPQVRDGGGQVTLRIFKCLKPVIAAVNGPAVGIGVTMQLAMDIRIASDAARFGFVFSQRGIVPEAASSWFLPRIVGISQALEWCYSGRVFPAQEALAGRLVSKVVPPDDLLPTARALAREFAAKTAPVSVALIRQMMWRMMGADDPMEAHKVDSRGIYARGRSDDVKEGVVSFLEKRPAEFKNKVSSDMPDYFPWWDEREYK; from the coding sequence ATGGCGTATGAGACCATCAAGTACGGGGTCGACGATCAGATTCTCACCATCACGCTGAACCGGCCCGACAAGCTCAACGCCTTCAACGGGACCATGCAGCAGGAACTGATCGCTGCGTTCGATGCAGCCGACAAGGACGACAATGTGCGCGCCATCATCGTGACAGGCGCAGGCCGCGGCTTTTGCGCCGGTGCAGACCTCTCTTCCGGCGCCAACACGTTCGATCGCGACGCGCGGCGCGGGCCGGTGAAGCGGCTCGCCAGCGGCGCCGTCGATTACAGCGATCCCCAGGTGCGCGACGGCGGCGGCCAAGTAACGCTGCGGATCTTCAAGTGCCTCAAGCCCGTGATCGCGGCGGTGAATGGCCCCGCCGTCGGCATCGGCGTCACCATGCAGCTCGCGATGGACATCCGCATCGCATCTGACGCCGCGCGCTTCGGCTTCGTGTTCTCCCAGCGCGGCATCGTGCCCGAGGCCGCCTCGAGTTGGTTCCTGCCGCGCATCGTCGGCATCTCGCAGGCGCTGGAATGGTGCTATTCGGGCCGCGTCTTCCCGGCGCAGGAAGCGCTCGCCGGCCGCCTCGTCAGCAAGGTAGTGCCGCCGGACGATCTGCTGCCGACCGCACGCGCGCTCGCCAGGGAATTCGCGGCCAAGACCGCGCCGGTGTCGGTGGCGCTGATCCGGCAGATGATGTGGCGCATGATGGGCGCCGACGATCCGATGGAAGCCCACAAGGTCGACAGCCGCGGCATCTACGCCCGTGGCCGTTCGGATGACGTCAAGGAAGGCGTGGTCTCGTTTCTGGAAAAGCGCCCGGCCGAGTTCAAGAACAAGGTTTCGTCGGACATGCCCGATTATTTCCCATGGTGGGACGAGCGCGAGTATAAGTGA
- a CDS encoding amidase has translation MHKPAAEEEITSLHDLSAVDLIAGYRAKQFSPSEVLEEVIEHVAAWEPHIKALYLFDPEGARAAAKVSTDRWQKGEPAGTLDGVPVTIKDNIATKGQPIPLGAASVKLTPAEKDAPPAARLRESGAIIFSKTTMPDYGMLSSGLSSFHPLTRNPWDLSKNPGGSSSGAGAAGAAGYGPLHLGTDIGGSVRLPACWCGLVALKPSFGRVPVDPPYVGRVAGPMTRTVDDAALMMCVLAKPDRRDGTSLPADSSIHWKTLDKSPRKLRIGLMLDPGAGQALESEVRSVAVKAAKAFESAGAVVTEIDGILTPEILNGLDNFWRARMWDDLSKLSPEERRKTLPYIHKWAEAGARLSGVDVVRGFNATMAIRAAAAKLFCELDYVISPVSPVVNFPAEFAAPINDPDKPFEHIGYTVPWNMSENPAVSINGGYDSKGFPIGVQIVGRRFDDLGVLGMAKAFEGLRGPQRPWPSPPKK, from the coding sequence ATGCATAAACCAGCCGCCGAAGAAGAGATCACCTCGCTGCATGACCTTTCCGCCGTCGACCTGATCGCCGGCTATCGCGCCAAGCAGTTCTCGCCATCGGAAGTGCTGGAGGAAGTGATTGAGCATGTCGCGGCGTGGGAGCCGCACATCAAGGCGCTTTATCTGTTCGACCCCGAGGGCGCACGCGCTGCCGCAAAGGTCTCGACCGACCGCTGGCAGAAGGGCGAGCCCGCGGGAACGCTCGACGGCGTGCCCGTCACCATCAAGGACAATATCGCCACCAAGGGCCAGCCGATCCCGCTGGGTGCAGCCAGTGTCAAACTGACGCCGGCCGAGAAGGACGCGCCGCCCGCCGCGCGGCTGCGTGAATCCGGCGCCATCATCTTCTCCAAGACGACGATGCCGGATTACGGCATGCTGTCGTCGGGCCTCTCCAGTTTCCATCCCCTCACCCGCAATCCCTGGGACCTCAGCAAAAATCCCGGCGGCTCCTCCTCCGGCGCGGGCGCGGCAGGCGCGGCCGGATACGGCCCGCTGCATCTCGGTACCGATATCGGCGGCTCGGTGCGGCTGCCGGCCTGCTGGTGCGGGCTGGTCGCGCTGAAGCCGAGTTTTGGACGCGTTCCGGTCGATCCGCCCTATGTCGGCCGCGTCGCAGGACCGATGACCCGCACCGTCGACGACGCCGCGCTGATGATGTGCGTGCTGGCGAAGCCGGACCGCCGCGACGGCACAAGCCTGCCGGCCGACAGCAGCATTCACTGGAAAACACTCGATAAGTCGCCGCGCAAGCTGCGCATCGGCCTGATGCTCGACCCCGGCGCCGGTCAGGCGTTGGAAAGCGAAGTGCGGAGCGTCGCCGTCAAGGCGGCCAAGGCGTTCGAATCCGCCGGTGCCGTGGTCACCGAGATCGACGGCATCCTGACGCCTGAGATACTCAACGGGCTCGACAATTTCTGGCGCGCCCGCATGTGGGACGATCTCTCAAAACTTTCACCCGAGGAGCGCCGCAAAACGCTGCCCTACATCCACAAATGGGCGGAAGCCGGCGCAAGGCTTTCCGGCGTCGACGTCGTCAGGGGTTTTAACGCCACCATGGCGATCCGCGCGGCGGCTGCAAAATTGTTCTGCGAGCTGGATTATGTGATTTCGCCGGTGTCGCCGGTGGTGAACTTCCCGGCCGAGTTCGCCGCGCCGATCAACGATCCGGACAAGCCGTTCGAGCACATCGGCTATACCGTACCGTGGAATATGTCTGAAAATCCGGCCGTCTCGATCAATGGCGGCTATGACAGCAAGGGTTTTCCGATCGGCGTGCAGATCGTCGGCCGCCGCTTCGACGATCTCGGCGTGCTCGGCATGGCCAAGGCGTTCGAAGGCCTGCGCGGCCCGCAGCGGCCGTGGCCCTCCCCGCCGAAGAAGTAA
- a CDS encoding M20 aminoacylase family protein → MPTIDRIDGYADELTAIRRDLHAHPEIGFEEVRTSGIVAEKLKGWGIEVHRGLGGTGVIGVLKGKGTGGKRIGLRADMDALPMEENTNLKWRSTIPGRFHGCGHDGHTTMLLGTARYLAETKNFDGTVHFIFQPAEEGLGGARAMIKDGLFEKFPCDEVYGLHNAPDLNHGEIAILPGPAMAGADFFDITIQGYGAHGAMPERSKDAVVIATTLTQALQTIVSRNVDPLKSAVLSVTQIHAGSANNVIPGDARLGGTVRAFDDGVRALIRERMRTICAGIAATYQCEITADIRDTFSVLVNEEEQSRVVEAVAKTVVDPANVFTRATPKMGSEDFADMMQAVPGAYFWIGHDGSVPVHNPGYFLDDKILPIGASMFARIIETRLPVGSHA, encoded by the coding sequence ATGCCTACCATCGACCGCATCGACGGCTATGCCGACGAACTCACCGCGATCAGACGCGATCTGCATGCCCATCCCGAGATCGGCTTCGAGGAAGTGCGTACCTCCGGCATCGTCGCGGAGAAACTGAAGGGATGGGGCATCGAAGTGCATCGCGGCCTCGGCGGCACCGGCGTGATCGGCGTGCTCAAGGGCAAGGGCACCGGCGGCAAGCGCATCGGCTTGCGCGCCGACATGGACGCACTGCCGATGGAAGAGAATACCAACCTGAAATGGCGCTCGACGATTCCCGGCCGCTTCCACGGCTGCGGTCATGACGGCCACACCACGATGCTGCTCGGCACCGCGCGCTATCTGGCGGAGACGAAGAATTTCGACGGCACCGTCCACTTCATCTTCCAGCCCGCCGAGGAAGGCCTCGGCGGCGCGCGCGCCATGATCAAGGATGGCCTGTTCGAGAAATTCCCCTGCGACGAGGTCTACGGGCTGCACAACGCGCCCGACCTGAACCACGGCGAGATCGCGATCCTGCCGGGACCGGCGATGGCCGGCGCCGATTTCTTCGACATCACCATCCAGGGCTACGGCGCGCATGGCGCGATGCCCGAACGCTCCAAGGACGCCGTGGTCATCGCGACGACGCTGACGCAAGCCCTGCAGACCATCGTCAGCCGCAACGTCGATCCCTTGAAGTCTGCGGTGTTGTCGGTCACGCAGATTCATGCCGGCTCCGCAAACAACGTGATCCCTGGCGACGCCAGACTCGGCGGCACCGTGCGCGCGTTCGACGACGGCGTGCGCGCCCTGATCCGCGAACGCATGCGAACGATCTGCGCGGGCATCGCCGCGACCTACCAGTGCGAAATAACGGCCGATATCCGCGACACGTTCAGCGTGCTCGTCAACGAGGAGGAGCAGTCGCGGGTGGTCGAGGCGGTGGCGAAGACCGTGGTCGATCCGGCCAATGTGTTCACGCGGGCGACGCCGAAGATGGGCAGCGAGGATTTCGCCGACATGATGCAGGCAGTCCCCGGCGCCTATTTCTGGATCGGTCATGACGGCTCGGTGCCGGTGCACAATCCCGGCTATTTCCTCGACGACAAGATCCTGCCGATCGGCGCCAGCATGTTCGCCCGCATCATCGAAACCAGGCTCCCGGTAGGTTCGCATGCATAA
- a CDS encoding M81 family metallopeptidase, translated as MTRIAVGAFLHETNTFAPTKATYDDFVHGGGWPSMAHGADVLKVMRKINVGLAGFVEAAEANGWELVPTISAAAVPSAHVTKDAFERIMKEMVDGIAAAGPIDAVYLDLHGAMVTEHYDDGEGETLARVRKVIGKDLPLVVSLDLHANVSPEMMEHADALIAYRTYPHVDMADTGRACARHLALMLKTKARFAKAFRQLPFLIPISWQCTNDQPTRGIYEKLAALESDAVPTLSFAPGFPAADFRDCGPSVFAYGRTQADADAAADRIVALVESHEEDFDGRIYSPDDGVRLAMELAKSATRPIIIADTQDNPGAGGDSDTTGMLRALVRNKASGATGVIYDPQSAKAAHAAGVGATVTLDLGGKSGIPGDAPYKEAFVVEKLSDGKFVASGPYYRGRDMDMGPSACLRIGDIRVVVGSYKAQLADQAMYRYVGIEPTEQKILVNKSSVHFRADFEPIAEKLLICAAPGAMPADTAALPWTRLRPGIRIKPNGPAFTPSAQARSTSPVTG; from the coding sequence ATGACCCGCATCGCCGTTGGCGCCTTTCTGCACGAGACCAACACCTTCGCGCCGACCAAGGCGACCTATGACGATTTCGTCCATGGCGGGGGCTGGCCGTCGATGGCGCATGGCGCCGACGTGCTCAAGGTCATGCGCAAGATCAATGTCGGCCTGGCCGGCTTCGTCGAGGCGGCCGAAGCCAACGGCTGGGAGTTGGTCCCGACGATCTCGGCGGCCGCGGTCCCATCGGCGCATGTCACGAAGGATGCCTTCGAACGTATCATGAAGGAGATGGTCGACGGCATCGCTGCGGCCGGACCGATCGATGCCGTCTATCTCGATCTGCACGGCGCCATGGTCACCGAGCATTACGACGATGGCGAAGGCGAAACGCTTGCCCGCGTGCGCAAGGTGATCGGCAAGGATTTGCCATTGGTCGTCAGCCTCGACCTCCACGCCAACGTCTCGCCCGAGATGATGGAGCATGCGGATGCGCTCATTGCCTACCGTACCTACCCGCACGTCGACATGGCCGACACCGGCCGCGCCTGTGCAAGACATCTCGCGCTGATGCTGAAGACGAAGGCGCGTTTTGCAAAAGCGTTCCGGCAATTGCCGTTCCTGATCCCGATCTCCTGGCAATGCACCAACGACCAGCCGACCAGGGGGATCTACGAAAAGCTCGCCGCGCTCGAAAGCGACGCGGTGCCGACACTGTCTTTTGCGCCGGGCTTTCCGGCTGCGGATTTCAGGGATTGCGGGCCGAGCGTGTTTGCCTATGGAAGGACGCAGGCCGACGCTGACGCCGCCGCCGACAGGATCGTAGCCCTCGTCGAGAGCCACGAAGAGGATTTCGACGGCCGCATCTATTCGCCCGATGACGGCGTGCGCCTCGCCATGGAGCTGGCAAAATCGGCGACCAGGCCGATCATCATCGCCGACACCCAGGACAATCCCGGCGCCGGCGGCGATTCCGACACCACGGGCATGCTGCGCGCCCTGGTGCGCAACAAGGCCTCCGGTGCCACCGGCGTGATCTACGATCCGCAATCGGCCAAAGCTGCCCATGCGGCCGGCGTCGGCGCCACGGTCACGCTGGATCTCGGCGGCAAGTCCGGCATTCCTGGCGACGCGCCCTACAAGGAAGCTTTCGTCGTCGAAAAACTGTCCGACGGCAAGTTCGTGGCGTCCGGCCCCTATTATCGCGGACGCGACATGGATATGGGGCCGTCGGCCTGCCTGCGCATCGGTGACATCAGAGTGGTCGTAGGCTCCTACAAAGCGCAGCTCGCCGACCAAGCGATGTACCGCTATGTCGGCATCGAGCCGACCGAACAGAAAATCCTGGTCAACAAGAGTTCGGTGCATTTCCGCGCCGATTTCGAGCCGATTGCCGAAAAGCTTCTGATCTGCGCCGCGCCCGGCGCGATGCCGGCCGATACGGCAGCATTGCCCTGGACGCGGCTGCGTCCGGGCATCCGCATCAAACCGAACGGCCCTGCTTTCACCCCATCCGCCCAAGCTCGCTCAACATCTCCAGTCACGGGATAA